Proteins encoded by one window of Arachis ipaensis cultivar K30076 chromosome B04, Araip1.1, whole genome shotgun sequence:
- the LOC110270713 gene encoding uncharacterized protein LOC110270713 isoform X2, whose translation MGPRTAPVAAASRRGGRLRLSAAGREDDASWRSGRRGAMEQTEPRHAVGVLTVARKEFRSAAAGASSRASTAGNAAAATKLHCRSPLLLGADCRVAAEPVRRPPLFRFNRSFFGSSC comes from the exons ATGGGGCCACGGACTGCGCCGGTCGCCGCCGCGTCGCGTCGAGGAGGAAGACTGAGACTGAGCGCCGCTGGGAGGGAGGACGACGCGAGCTGGAGGTCCGGTCGCCGTGGTGCTATGGAGCAGACAGAACCGCGCCACGCTGTTGGGGTTCTCACTGTCGCCAGAAAGGAATTCAGATCTGCCGCTGCCGGAGCTTCTAGCCGAGCCTCAACCGCCGGGAACGCCGCTGCCGCCACTAAGCTCCACTGCCG ATCGCCGCTGCTGCTTGGGGCTGACTGCCGGGTtgccgccgaaccggttcggagaccgccgctgtttcggttcaaccgttccttcttcggttcg agttgttga
- the LOC110270713 gene encoding uncharacterized protein LOC110270713 isoform X1 has product MGPRTAPVAAASRRGGRLRLSAAGREDDASWRSGRRGAMEQTEPRHAVGVLTVARKEFRSAAAGASSRASTAGNAAAATKLHCRSPLLLGADCRVAAEPVRRPPLFRFNRSFFGSDMGAEVTKSLFSY; this is encoded by the exons ATGGGGCCACGGACTGCGCCGGTCGCCGCCGCGTCGCGTCGAGGAGGAAGACTGAGACTGAGCGCCGCTGGGAGGGAGGACGACGCGAGCTGGAGGTCCGGTCGCCGTGGTGCTATGGAGCAGACAGAACCGCGCCACGCTGTTGGGGTTCTCACTGTCGCCAGAAAGGAATTCAGATCTGCCGCTGCCGGAGCTTCTAGCCGAGCCTCAACCGCCGGGAACGCCGCTGCCGCCACTAAGCTCCACTGCCG ATCGCCGCTGCTGCTTGGGGCTGACTGCCGGGTtgccgccgaaccggttcggagaccgccgctgtttcggttcaaccgttccttcttcggttcg gatatgggcgcagaagtcacgaagagtttatttagttattgA